Below is a window of Hyphomonas neptunium ATCC 15444 DNA.
GGAAGGCGGAAATATCGGCAGCACGGGCTTCCTGCATGAATTCATCTGCGCAGTAGGCTGTCACCATCAGCGTGATCGGCATTTTTTCCTGATTGCCCGCTGAGCGCATTGCCCTGGCCGTGTCCATGCCATCCATGCCCGGCATCTTCCAGTCGAGCAGCACCAGATCGTAGGGGGTTCCCTTTTTATTGGCGCTATCAAGCGCGCTGAGTGCTTCCTCGCCGGAGGCGACGAGGTCAACGGCCATATCCCAGGAGGCAAAAATCTCATGGATGATCTGGCGGGCGGCGGGATTGTCGTCTGCCGCCAGGACATTCAGTGTCTGGATCTGCGCCGGCAGGCGGTCGCTATCCTGCTGGTGTTCGTCTTCCACGAGAACCTTGATGCGGAAGGTGAAGGTGCTGCCTTCGCCAATCTTGCTCTCGACACGGATGTTCCCGCCCATTTGCTCCACGATCTGGCGGCAGATGGCCAGACCAAGTCCGGTGCCCCCGAATTGGCGCGTGGTGGAGCTGTCGGCCTGGGAGAAGGATTTGAAGAGTTTTGCCTGCTGCTGTTCATCCATCCCTATGCCGCTGTCGCGCACGCTCAATTCAAGGACGACGTCCCGGTCCTGCGAAGACGCAACATCTGCGCGCACGATCACGGTGCCGTTCTCGGTGAACTTCACGGCATTGCTGAGAAGATTGAGAACCACCTGATTGAAGCGCAGCTCGTCTCCGATGATCTTGCGGGGGACTGCAGGCGAGATACGTGTTTCCAGTTTCACGCGCTTGTTGTCCGCGTCGATGTTCACAAGGTTGATCTGGTTGGTGATGGCGGCCCGCACGTCAAACGGGCGCGCCTCCAGCGTCAGCTTGCCGGCCTCATTCTTGGAGAAATCGAGGATGTCGTTGATCAGGCGCAGCAGGGAGACGCCCGCATCGTTGATCTTGGACACATGATCCTTTTGCTTGGGGGACAGGTCCGTGCGGGCAATCAAGTGGCAAAACCCAAGAATGGCATTCATTGGTGTGCGGATTTCATGGCTCATGCTCGCCAGGAAAAGGCTCTTTGCCCTGTTTGCCTCTTCAGCTTCGCGGGTCCGCTGTGTCAGGGCCTCGTTCTTGATCAGGATTTCCTCGCTCATTCTCCCGATACGGTCAAAGCTTTCGACCAGCTTATGGCTGATCCAGACCAGCACGATGGTCTGGAAGATCACGATGCCGGCATGCAGGATCACCCGCCCGATATTGCCATCCTGCGAGAACACGGCGGAGGGCAACAGGTAGAGAAGTACAAGATGGTGCAACGATACGGCAACGGCGCCGGTGACAATGGCACGCCAGTCACACCAGGCGATGGTCAACGCCAGCATCGCGAAGAAATACATGTGCATGTCCATTTGCCAGGTATGACCTGTCAGAAGGAACAGCATGATGGCCGGCTCGCCCATCAGCGCGACGGCAGAGAGATACCGGGTTACCGGCGCGGCGCCATGGCGAAGCCATGAGAGGTGATAGCATCCCGCCAGAACCATGCCGGCGAGTGCGGTCCATAATGGCGAATGCCCGGTCTGTAGGGCGATGAGGACCAGGG
It encodes the following:
- a CDS encoding hybrid sensor histidine kinase/response regulator; this encodes MIAQLDTLRAHFGKFLLLILWAHVPALVLIALQTGHSPLWTALAGMVLAGCYHLSWLRHGAAPVTRYLSAVALMGEPAIMLFLLTGHTWQMDMHMYFFAMLALTIAWCDWRAIVTGAVAVSLHHLVLLYLLPSAVFSQDGNIGRVILHAGIVIFQTIVLVWISHKLVESFDRIGRMSEEILIKNEALTQRTREAEEANRAKSLFLASMSHEIRTPMNAILGFCHLIARTDLSPKQKDHVSKINDAGVSLLRLINDILDFSKNEAGKLTLEARPFDVRAAITNQINLVNIDADNKRVKLETRISPAVPRKIIGDELRFNQVVLNLLSNAVKFTENGTVIVRADVASSQDRDVVLELSVRDSGIGMDEQQQAKLFKSFSQADSSTTRQFGGTGLGLAICRQIVEQMGGNIRVESKIGEGSTFTFRIKVLVEDEHQQDSDRLPAQIQTLNVLAADDNPAARQIIHEIFASWDMAVDLVASGEEALSALDSANKKGTPYDLVLLDWKMPGMDGMDTARAMRSAGNQEKMPITLMVTAYCADEFMQEARAADISAFLQKPVDPRMLRDTILDLFSGQPPADTLTSANAPAQAARTSPRIAAAHEGLRILVVDDNEINREIAAELLRDAGLETDCAENGRIACGMMIENGDNYACVLMDVQMPEMDGIAATRAIRESWPAARLPIIAMTAHAYEEEKQRCFDAGMNDHIAKPVDPTELIEKLNRWLTARGKARARPQATADTPSMLPDELPPFDLAAALGRVNGKTPLLRKLIINFGEQYAAIASEIRNLIVEDQAQDARRLAHTLKGVAGSLEIRGLQASAASVEDYLSAGNVGAALSTLAEMEEQLTPAIAAARSLKTHPVNAALPASAETHDDASAAALEDLRTHLKRRSLGARSSFDRYATATGIAADARAFHPILKAVEKLDYDTALKLIENLQYAYNPRDESAA